The DNA region CGCCGATGATGCGGGATCCGCGCTCCGGAGCCGGCTTGTTCGCCGTGCTGCTCGGTGCCGTGGTGGTGGGGGTGCTGGTCATCAGCGTTCACGCTCCCAGAAGGACGGTCCGACCGGCTCGTGGAAGTCGCTCTGGGCAACCAGGTAGCCGTCGTCGTCGATCGCGATAGGAAGTTGGGGGAGGGGGCGTGCGGCCGGACCGAAGATGACCTCGCAGTTGTTCGAGACATCGAAGGTGGACTGGTGGCACGGGCACAGCAGGTGGTGCGTCTGCTGCTCGTAGAGCGCGACCGGGCATCCGACGTGGGTGCAGATCTTGGAGTACGCGACGATGCCGTCGTAGCCCCAGTTCTCGTGGCCCTTGGAGGGGTTGAGGTCCTTCGGGTCGAGACGCATGAGGAGGACGGAGGCCTTGGCCTTCTCCTCCAGCATGTGCTCGGAGTCGAGCATGCCGTCCGGGATGACGTGGAACACCGAACCGATGGTCACGTCCGAGGCCTTGATCGGCAGACCCGTCGGGTCCTTCGTCAGGCGCAGGCCCTGCTTCCAGAAGGTGTGGCGCAGGAGCTCGTTCGGGTCCTCGGCCGGAGCGAGGTCGCGGACCAGGACGATGCCCGGCAGCGGGAACGCGGCCAGCGCACCGATCATCGAGTTGCGGATCAGCTTGCGACGGCTGAAGCCGGACTCCTTGTCGGCCAGCTGGAAGGCCTCGACGGCCTTGGCGCGCGTCGCGTCCGTGCCGCGGGTGCCGTGGCGGAGCTCGGTGATCTCGCGGTCGACGACGAGCGACTTCGACCAGTAGACCGCGCCGAGGCCCAGCGCGATGAGCGCGAGGGCGATCGAGAGGCCGAGGAAGAGGTTCGCGGTGCGGACCGTCCCGAAGTCGTTCGAGTCGATCGGGAACGCGACGTAGGCCGCGATCGAGAGGACGCTGCCGACGATCGAGAGGTAGAAGAAGGTCGCGACCTGACGCTCGGCCAGGCGCTGCTTCTTCGGGTCGACGTCGGTGCGGCGCGCTCGGTGCGGCGGCTCACCCGGGTTCTCGAACGGGTCGGTGGGCAGCACCGCGATCCCGGGGGAGGTGGTCGTGCCGTGCTTCTCGACAGCCGAGGACGAGTTCAGCGTCTCGTCGTCGTGCTCTGCCATGGTGTTCCCTTCAGTGTCGTTCGACACGGACGATCAGTTGGACTTCGCGGTCAGCCAGACGGTCATCGCAACGACCGCGCCGAGTCCGAAGATCCAGATGAACAGACCCTCGGCCACCGGGCCCAGGGAGCCGAGTGCGAACCCGCCGGGGGACTTGTTGTCCTGCACGTACTTGAGGTACGTGATGATGTCGGCCTTCTGCTCCGGCGTGAGGTTCAGGTCGTTGAAGACCGGCATGTTCTGCGGGCCGGTCTGCATCGCCTCGTAGATGTGCTTGCCCGAGACCGTCGACAGGTTCGGGGCGTACTTGCCCTCGGTCAGGGCGCCGCCGGCGCCGGCCACGTTGTGGCACATGGCGCAGTTGATGCGGAAGAGCTCGGCACCCTCGGCCGCGTCGCCGTCCTCACCGTTGGTGAGCTCGGTGGACGGGACGGCCGGGCCGGGGCCCAGCGAGGCGACGTACTCGGCGAGGGCGTCGACCTGCTCGTCCGTGAACTGCGCGGGCTTCTCTTCGGCCTGCGGGCCCTGGGCGGCCATCGGCATGCGGCCGGTGCCCACCTGGAAGTCGACCGAGGCGGCGCCGACACCGATGAGGGACGGACCCTCGCTCGTGCCCTGGGCGGAGAGGCCGTGGCAGGTCGCGCAGTTCGAGGCGAAGAGCTTCTGGCCCTCGTTGACCTTCGACTGGCTGGTCGCCGCGACGGTGCTCGTGCTGTCGTCGGCGTTGGCCGTGGAGCTGAAGAGCGCGTACGCACCGCCGGTGGTCATGAGGCCCACGACGATGAGCGAGACGGTCGCCATCGGTGAACGGCGGCCCTTCTTGGACTTGGTTCTGTTGAACATGTGCTCGGGGGTGTCCAGTTCCTACTTGAGAAGGTAGATGACGGCGAAGAGGAAGATCCACACGACGTCGACGAAGTGCCAGTAGTACGACACGACGATGGCGGTGGTCGCTTCCTTGTGACCGAAGTTCTTCGCGGCGAAGCCACGGCCGAGCGTCAGCAGGAAGGCGATGAGGCCACCCGTGACGTGGAGGCCGTGGAACCCGGTCGTCATGTAGAAGGCCGAGCCGTAGGCGCTGGAGGAGAGCGTGACGCCCTCGTGCCAGAGGTTGGCGTACTCGAAGATCTGGCCGCAGACGAAGATCGCGCCCATCGCGTAGGTGACGAAGAACCACTCCGTCATGCCCCAGTGGCGCGGGTTCCAGCTCGTGCGGTGCACCTGGAAACGCTCTGCAGCGAACACGGCGAACTGGCACGCGAAGCTGGACAGCACCAGGATGATCGTGTTCACCGAGGCGAAGGGCACCTCGAGCTTGGAGGTTTCGGCCGCCCAGAGCTCGGGGGACGTGCTGCGCAGCGTGAAGTAGATCGCGAACAGGCCGGCGAAGAACATGACCTCGCTGCCCAGCCACACGATCGTCCCCACGGCAACGGCGTTCGGCCTGTTCAGGGCCGGACCGCTGGCGGATCTGGAGAGAGGGGTGCTAGTCACGTCCTCCATTATGGCCGAAACCCCAGACAGTGTTTTCGCAGGAGACTGGCGGGTCTCTCGAATTCACTACGATCGAGCCATGCCTGACGCACTCTCTTGGCCTGCAGTGATCAGCGCGCTCATGGCGCGCGAGGACCTGACGATCAGGCAATCCACATGGGCCATGGAGGAGATCGTGCACGGGCGCGCCACCCAGGCACAGATCGCCGCGTTCGCCGTGACGCTCCGCGCGAAGGGCGAGACCGTCGACGAGGTGGTCGGGTTCCGCGACGCGATCCTCGACGCCGCCGTTCCGCTGGACGTCGACCCGATGGCGTTGGACATCGTCGGCACGGGTGGGGACGTCGTCGGCACCGTGAACGTCTCGACCATGGCGGCGATCGTCATCGCCGCCGCCGGGGTGCCCGTCGTGAAGCACGGCAACAAGGCGAGCTCGTCGAAGTCCGGTTCGAGCGACGTGCTCGCCGCACTCGGGCTCGATCTCACGATGGACGCCGCGCGTGTCGCGGACACCTTCCGGCGTGTCGGACTGACCTTCGCGTTCGCCAACGCGTTCCACCCGGGCTTCGCGCACGCCGGGCCGGTCCGCCGCGAGATCGGTGTGCCCACGGTGTTCAACTTCCTCGGGCCGCTCGTCAACCCCGCACGGTGCGAAGCGAACGCCGTCGGCGTCGCGCAGCTCGAGCTCGTGCCGATCATCACGGGCGTGTTCCAGACCCGCGGCGCGACCGCCCTGGTGTTCCGCGGAGACGACGGCCTCGACGAGCTCACCACCACCGGCCACAGCCACATCTGGGAGGTCACCGGCGGTCGGGTCATCGAGCACGACCTCGACCCGCGCGACCTCGGCATCGCACGTGCACGCACCGAGGACCTCCTCGGTGGCGACCCCGAGCACAACGCCGGCGTCGTGCACCGCGTGCTGTCGGGGGAGACCGGCCCGGTGCGCGACATCGTGCTGCTCAACGCCGCGGCGGGCCTGGTCTCGTTCCGTCTGGCGCAGGACCCGGCCGAGTCCGACCGACCGATCCTGCAGCGCTTCCGCGAGCAGCTCGCGGTCGCGGCCGAGGCGATCGACTCCGGCGCCGGCACCCGCAAGCTGGCGGACTGGACCGCGGTCCCGACCGCGACCGACGCGCAGTAGACGCAACCGACGGGAGGCCCGGTGCCGGTTCACGGAACCGGCACCGGGCCTCCCGTCGGTGCGTTCAGTGCACGCGGTCAGCGCGCGCGTGCGTCGCTACTGGACGTCTTCGTCGACCCAGTCGAAGGTCTTCGTGACGGCCTTCTTCCAGAGACGGAGCGTGCGCTCGCGCTCCGCGGCGTCGAGCTGCGGCTCCCAGCGCTTGTCCTCCTGCCAGTTGGCACGGAGCTCGTCGAGGTTGGCCCAGAAGCCCACGGCGAGACCGGCCGCGTAGGCCGCGCCGAGCGCCGTCGTCTCGGCGACCACCGGACGCACCACCGGCACGTTGAGGATGTCGGCCTGGAACTGCATGAGCTCGTTGTTGGCGGTCATGCCGCCGTCGACCTTGAGCTCGGTCAGGTCCACGCCCGAGTCGGCGTTCACCGCGTCGAGGACCTCGCGGGTCTGCAGCGCCGTCGCCTCGAGCGCCGCACGTGCGATGTGTCCCTTGTTGACGTAGCGGGTCAGGCCGACGATGGCGCCGCGAGCGTCCGGACGCCAGTACGGCGCGAACAGCCCGGAGAACGCCGGCACGAAGTACACGCCGCCGTTGTCCTCGACGGTCTTGGCCAGCGCCTCGACCTCCGGGGCACTGCCGATGAGACCGAGGTTGTCGCGGAGCCACTGGATGAGCGAGCCCGTGACGGCGATCGAACCCTCGAGGGCGTAGTGCGTCTCCTGGTCGCCGAGCTTGTAGCCGACGGTGGTGAGCAGGCCGTTCTCGGAACGGACGATCTCGGTACCGGTGTTGAAGATGAGGAAGTTGCCGGTGCCGTAGGTGTTCTTCGACTCGCCCTGGTCGAACGCCGCCTGGCCGAAGGTCGCGGCCTGCTGGTCGCCGAGGATGCCCGCGATCGGGACCTCGCGGAGCAGGTTGGACGACTCGACGTGGCCGTAGACCTCGGAGGAGCTGACGATCTCGGGGAGCATCGACTTCGGCACACCGAAGTCGGCGAGGATGTCGTCGCGCCACTGGAGCGTCTCGAGGTCCATGAACAGCGTGCGGGACGCGTTCGTGACGTCGGTCTTGTGGACGCCGCCGTCGACGCCACCGGTCAGGTTCCAGAGGACCCAGGTGTCGGTGGTGCCGAAGAGCAGGTCCCCGGCCTCGGCCTTCTCACGCGCACCCTCGACGTTCTCGAGGATCCACATGATCTTGGTGCCGGCGAAGTATGTCGCGAGCGGCAGGCCGACGATGGCCTTGTAGCGGTCGGTGTCACCGTCGGCGAGCTTGTCGACGATCGACTGCGTGCGGGTGTCCTGCCAGACGATCGCGTTGTAGATCGGCTTGCCGGTGGTCTTGTCCCAGACGACGGCGGTCTCGCGCTGGTTGGTGATGCCCACGGCGGCGACGTCGTGACGCGTGATGTCGGCACGCGACAGTGCCTGACCGATCACCTCGCGGGTGTTGTCCCAGATCTCGGCGGGGTCGTGCTCGACCCACCCGGCGCGCGGGAAGATCTGCTCGTGTTCCTTCTGCCCGGTCGAGATGATCGAGCCGGAGTGATCGAAGACGATCGCTCGGGTGGAGGTCGTGCCCTGGTCGATGGCGACGATGTAGTCGGCCATTGGTGCTCCTTACGGGTGTTCGGTGCGGTGAGCGGCCCGCGATCGCGTGCCGCTCACCCCGGGGTTGGGTTGGGTCAGCTGACGACGGGCAGCAGGGCGTAGGACAGCCCGGCGGCGATGGCGCCACCGATCAGCGGTCCGACGACGGGCACCCAGGCGTACGACCAGTCGCTCGAGCCCTTGCCCTTGATGGGCAGGAAGGCGTGCGCGAGGCGCGGGCCGAGGTCACGGGCCGGGTTGATGGCGTAGCCGGTCGGGCCACCGAGGCTGACACCGATCGCGATCACGAGGAAGGCGACGGGGATCGCGCCGAGCTGCGCCGGGGTCTGGCCGTTGGTGAAGGCGATGACGACGAACACCAGCACGAAGGTGCCGATGATCTCGGTCACGAGGTTCCAGCCGTACGACCGGATCGCCGGGCCGGTGGAGAAGACGCCGAGCTTGGCGGCGGGGTCGGGCTCCTCGTCGAAGTGCTGCTTGTAGGCGAGCCAGACGATGACGGCCCCGATGACCGCACCGATGAGCTGGGCGAGCCAGAACAGGAGCATCGCGCCGACGGTGATGTTGCCGAGGATGGCCTGGGCGAGGCTGACGGCCGGGTTGAGCTGGCCACCCGACTTGTACGACACGGTGACACCGGCGAAGACCGCGAAGCCCCAACCGATCGTGACCATGAGGAAGCCGGCCCCGAAGCCCTTCGACTTCGAGAGGGAGACGGCGGCGACGACACCGCCACCCAGGATGATGAGCATCGCTGTACCGACGAGCTCGGACAGGAACTTGACGCCGATGTCGTCCATCGGTGACCTCCAGTGCGTGAGGTGGGGGTCCGGTGGTGCTGCGCCGCACTCCCCGTTGAGTGATTGAGGCCGAGCATAGTGACGCGGAGAACGACGGGGCGACGAATTCCTGAGGGAAGTCCGCGATCGTGCACGAACGTGCAAGCGGCGTGCGCTGCGGGGGATCGCGAGCCGATGACGCGTCCCCGTCGCACTGCACGAACGTGCAGACCGGACGAACGAGCGCCCGGGCGTCGGATGTAGATTGGGCGCACTCCGGTCGACGACGGCGGTGTGCAGTTCGCCTCGGCTCGGCCCCGTACCCGTGGAGGCACGCGCATGAAGAAGCTCATCAACGACCCGCAGGCCGTGGTCGACGAGACCGTCCGGGGATTCGCCCGGGCACACGCCGCACACGTCGTCCTGGTCGAGGACCCGATCCACCTGCACCGCGCCGACGCCCCCGTCGCCGGCAAGGTCGGCATCGTCAGCGGAGGCGGCAGCGGACACGAGCCGCTGCACGCGGGCTTCGTGGGGTACGGCATGCTCGACGCCGCCGTTCCCGGCCCGGTGTTCACGAGCCCGACGCCCGACCCGATCGTCGCGGCCACCAAGGCCGTCGACGGCGGCGCGGGTGTCCTGCACATCGTGAAGAACTACACCGGCGACGTCCTGAACTTCGAGACCGCCGCCGAGCTCGCCGAGATGGACGACATCCGCGTCGAGTCCGTCGTCGTCGACGACGACGTCGCGGTGCAGGACTCGCTCTACACCGCCGGTCGCCGCGGCGTGGCCGGCACCGTCGTCGTGGAGAAGTGCGCCGGCGCCGCGGCCGAGCGCGGTGACGACCTGGACGCCGTCGCCGCCGTCGCCCGCCACGTCAACGACGTCACGCGGTCGATGGGCCTGGCCCTGGCGTCCGGCACCGTGCCGCACGCGGGGGAGCCGTCCTTCACGCTCGCCGACGACGAGGTCGAACTCGGCATCGGCATCCACGGCGAGCCCGGGCGAGAGCGCATCCCGATGGCACCGGCCGACCAGCTCGTCGACCGTGTGCTCGAACCGATCCTCACCGACCTCGACGCTCCGGCCGGCTCGAAGCTGCTCCTGCTCGTCAACGGCATGGGCGGCACCCCGCTGTCCGAGCTGTACATCGCCTACCGCCGCGCCGCCGAGGTGCTGACGGATCGCGGGTACGACGTCACGCGTAGTTTGGTGGGCGACTACGTCACGTCCCTCGAGATGCAGGGGTTCTCGCTCACCGTCACGGTGCTCGACGAGGAACTCACGGCACTCTGGGACGCACCGGTGGAGACCCCCGCACTGCGCTGGGGTCGCTGAGCGGCCGCCATCGACCGCGAGAGCACCGACCACGACACCGAGCCCACCGGGCCGGACACACGAAGGGAACCGCATTGGCGCTCGACACCGCATGGGCCATCGACTGGGTCCGTCGCACGGCTGCGACGATCGACGAACACCGGGCAGAGCTCGTCACGCTCGACCGCGAGATCGGTGACGGGGACCACGGCGAGAACCTCGACCGTGGTTTCCGCGCCGTGCTCGAGGCCGTCGACGGCGGCTCCTTCGACACACCCGGCGCCGTGCTGAAGACGGTCGCGACGAAGCTCATCTCGACCGTCGGCGGCGCCGCCGGTCCGCTGTTCGGCACCGCGTACCTGAAGGCAGCCCAGGCTGCTGGCGACGCGTCCGAGCTCGACGCCGACACGCTCGTCGCCGTGTTCGCCGCTGCCCGCGACGGCGTGGTCTCGCGGGGCAAGGCCGCCGTCGGCGACAAGACGATGGTGGACGCCTGGACCCCCGCGGTCGATGCCGCCACCGCTGCCGCCGCAGCCGGTGACGACCCGGCTGCGGTGCTCGCCGCCGCAGCCGACGCCGCCGCCTCGGGCGCCGAGGCCACCGAACCGCTCGTCGCCCACAAGGGTCGTGCGAGCTACCTCGGCGAACGCGCCGTCGGGCACCGCGACCCGGGTGCGCAGTCGACGGCGTACATCCTGCGTGCCGCGGTGGACGCGACGACGGGCTCCGCCGCGTGACCGTCGGCATCCTGATCGTCTCGCACAGCGCCGCGATCGCCTCCGGCACCGTCGAGCTCGCCCGCCAGATGGCGGCCGACGTGCCGCTCGTCGCGGCCGGCGGGACCGACGACGGCGGCATCGGCACGTCGTTCGAGGCGATCACCGCCGGCGTCGAGGAGCTCTCGGACGCCGACGCCGTCGTCGTCCTGTGCGACCTCGGCTCTGCCTACCTGACGACCGACACGGCGCTCGACTTCCTCGACGACGACGTCCGCGCACGCGTGCACGTTTCACAGGCACCCCTCGTCGAGGGCGCGGTCGCCGCGGCCGTCGCGGCCCAGACGGGTGGTGACGCCGAGGCAGTGCTCGCTGCCGCGGCGTCCGCCGCAGGGTCCGCGGACGACGCGAGCACTGCCTCCCGTCCGACCGGTGACCATCCGGGAGGCACGGGGCCGGGTGACGGGGCTGGCAGCGTCGACGACGTGGCCGCGTCCGAGAGCGTCGAACTGGTGAACGAGACCGGCCTGCACGCCCGCCCTGCGGCGGAGTTCGTGAAGACGGCAGCCAAGTACGACGCAGCGGTGCGCGTGAACGGCGTGGACGCGAAGAGCCTGCTGGCGATCATGGCGTTGGCGCTGCCGAAGGGCGCCACCGTGTCGATCGAGGCGAGTGGAGCCGATGCGCAGGTCGCGGTCGACGCACTGGCGGAGCTGGTGCGGAGCGGTTTCGGCGAGTAAGCGTCACCGCTCGCCGTCTCGCGCTCAGCGGATGGACACCGTGCCGGCCAGGTCGAGGTCCGACGGCCCGCCGGTGACGCCCGCATCGGCGAGGAGCGTCGCGCCGAACACCGCGCTCCAGAACGTCCGGGCATCACGGCCGACACCGCTCGGACTCGTCCAGCCGTGCTCGGCGACGACACGCTCGAGGTAACGCTCGGACTGCCGGAACAGGACCGCGAGCAGGAGCCGCACGCGCTCGCGCTGGGCGTCGTCGTCGCCGGCGGCGGCCAGCGCGCGCACGACGAGCAGTGTCGACGGCATGGCGAGTGCGGTGCGTGCGAGCACCTGACGGAACGCGTCGGCGGACCCGGCACGCCGACCGGCGGCCTGCAGGCGCGTGGTGTCGCGGAGGAAGAGCGCGAAGGCGGCGTCGAGGACGAGGCGGTCCTTCGAGCCGTAGTGGTGCGTGATCTGGTTCGGGTAGACCCCGGCCGCACGGGCGATCTCGCTGACGGTGACGGCATGGCGTGCGGCGCTGGTTCCGCCCACGTCACCGGCTGCCCCTGCGCTGAGGAGTCCGGCGGTCGCGGCGAGGATCCTCGCCCGGGTCGCTGCTCCGCGGGTCGTCCCGGTGCCGTCGGTGGTTGCCATTCTCGAATTGTACGTGGTACAACTCGACTTGTTCAACGTACAAGAAGGAGCACTCGTGGACATCTCCATCACCGGCTACGGCGCGGTCTCCCCGTTCGGCCACGGCGTCGCGCCGCTGTGGGACGCCCTGGTCGCGGGACGCTCCGGTGTGCACGAGCTGCACCGCGACGGGCAGCTCTGGGAACGGGTGCCGATCATGGTAGGTGCCGACGCAGCACTCGACGCCGAGTCCGCACTCGGTCGCGTCCGGGCGAACCGCCTCGACCGCAGCCAGCAGCTCGCGCTCGTCGCCGCCGGCGAGGCCTGGGCCGACGCCGGCGCGCCTGCCGTCGCGGGCGACCGCCTGGCCGTCGTCGTCGGGACCGGCATCGGGGGAGTGGAGACGCTGCTCGACGCGCACGACGTGCTCGGTGCGTCGGGCGCGCGTCGGGTGTCACCCCGGACCGTCCCGATGCTCATGGCCAACGGGGCCGCGGCGCAGATCAGCATCGAGTACGGCGCCCGCGCCGGTGCGTACACGACCGTCTCGGCGTGCGCGTCCGGTGCCGAGGCGATCGCGACGGCCGCGCGGCTCATCGTCACGGGGGAGGCCGACGTCGTCATCGCGGGCGGCACCGAAGCAGCGGTCACCCCGGTCACCATGGCCTCGTTCGCGCAGTCCCAGGCCCTCGCGAAGCCCGACGGCGACGACCCCACCACACTGTCGCGGCCGTTCGACGCCGACCGCCGCGGGTTCGTCCTCGGCGAGGGTGCCGGGTTCGTCGTCCTGGAACGGGCCGCGCACGCCGCCGCCCGCGCACAGCGGTCGCACGGCACGCTCGCTGGGTGGGGCATCACCTCTGACGCCTTCCACATCACCGCCCCGCTCGGGGACGGCAGCGAACAGGAGCGCGCGATGACGGCGGCGATCCGGATGGCCGGGCTCACCGGTGCGGACATCGACCACGTCAACGCGCACGCGACCGGGACCCCGGTCGGGGACGTCGGTGAGGCAGCGGCGATCGGTCGGGCGGTCGGGACCGGTGCCCTCGTCACCGCGCCGAAGAGCGCCATCGGGCACATGTTCGGTGCTGCGGGAGCGGTCGAGGCGATCCTGACGGTCCGGGCGCTCGAGACCGGGGTCGTGCCGCCGACGCTGAACCTGCAGCACCAGGACCCGTCGATCGACCTGGACGTGGTGGTGGGGACCGCTCGGACCGCGACCATGCGTGCGGCGCTGGGCAACTCGTTCGGGTTCGGCGGGCAGAACGCCTCGTTGGTGTTCACCGCGGTCTGAGGGGCGCGGGGACCGACGTATCCTGACTGCCTGCTCGTCGCCGCCGCAGTCGGGGGTGTCGCCCACGGAAGGAACTGCAATGAGCATGGAAGGCGTGGCCTGGAGCTCGCTCTACAAGATCTCCACCGCCAAGGACGGCAAGCACGGCATCTCACGCGAGTCCGTGCGGCGGATCATGACGTTCGCCGTGCCCTACCGGGCCAAGCTGGTGGTCTTCATCGCGCTCTCCGTCGTGGGCGCCGTCCTCGCGGTCGCGACACCGGTGCTCGCCGGCCGGGTGGTCGACGTCATCGTCGCCCGTGGCGCGCTCAGCACGATCATCTGGCTCGCGGTCGTCATCGCCCTGGTCGCCGTGGGCGACGCAGGCGTGTCGCTCGCGACGCGCTGGTTCTCGGCACGCATCGGCGAAGGCGTGATCCTGGACCTCCGGACCGCCGTCTTCAACCACGTGCAGAAGATGCCGATCGCCTTCTTCACCCGCACACGGACGGGCGCCCTCGTCAGCCGCCTCAACAACGACGTGATCGGTGCGCAGCAGGCCTTCAGCGGCACGCTGTCCGGCGTGGTCACGAACCTCGTGGCGCTGATCCTCACCCTGACCGTCATGCTCAGCACGTCCTGGCTCGTGACGGTCCTGGCGATCGTGATGCTCCCGGTCTTCCTCGTCCCCGCGCGGCGCATGGGCAGCCGGCTCGCCGCGCTGCGTCGCGAGGCCGCCGACCACAACGCCGCCATGAGCACGCAAATGACCGAGCGCTTCTCCGCGCCCGGCGCCACCCTCGTGAAGCTGTTCGGCCGGCCCGACGAGGAGGCCGAGGAGTTCCGGGTGCGCGCCGCCCGTGTCCGCGACATCGGGGTGCGGAGTGCCCTGCTGCAGTTCGTCTTCGTCACCGCCCTCACCCTGGTCTCCGCCCTCGCGCTCGCGCTCGTCTACGGGGTCGGCGGCGCCCTCGCACTCGGTGGCCAGCTGAACACGGGCGACGTGGTGACGCTGGCCCTCCTGCTCACCCGCCTGTACGCGCCGCTGACCAGCCTCGCGAACGCCCGGGTGGAGATCATGAGCGCGGTGGTCAGCTTCGAGCGCGTCTTCGAGGTCCTCGACCTCGAACCGCTCATCCAGGAGAAGCCCGACGCCGGCACCGTCCCCGACGGCCCGGTGGCGGTCGAGTTCGACGACGTCCGCTTCGCCTACCCCGCTGCGGACAAGGTGTCCCTCGCCTCGCTCGAGGAGGTCTCCACGCTGGACACCCGCGGCGGTGACGAGGTGTTGCACGGCGTCTCGTTCCGGATCGAGCCGGGGCAGACCGTCGCCCTCGTCGGCACCTCCGGAGCCGGCAAGTCCACGATCGCGCAACTGCTCTCCCGCCTGTACGACGTCGACAGCGGCGCCGTCCGCCTGGCGGGATCAGACGTCCGCGACGTCACGTTCGCCTCCATGCGACACACCATGGGGATGGTGACGCAGGACGGTCACCTCTTCCACGAGACCATCCGCTCCAACCTGCGCCTCGCGCGGCCCGAGGCGACCGAGGACGAGGTGTGGGACGCTGTCCGGCGCGCGCGCCTCGAACCGCTCATCCGCTCCCTGCCGGACCAGCTGGACACCATGGTCGGGGAGCGCGGCTACCGGCTGTCCGGCGGCGAGCGCCAACGGATGACCATCGCCAGGCTCTTGCTCGCCCAGCCGCGCGTCGTCATCCTCGACGAGGCCACCGCGGCGCTGGACTCGACGTCCGAGGCCGCGGTGCAGGCTGCGCTCAGCGAGGCACTCGAGGGGCGGACGGCGATGGTGATCGCCCACCGGCTGTCGACCATCCGCAGCGCGGACCTGATCCTCGTGGTCGAGGACGGCTCGATCGTCGAGCGTGGGACCCACGACGAACTGCTGGCCGTGGGCGGACGGCACGAGGAGTTGCACCGGACCCAGTTCGCCGTGCAGAAGGACGTCGCGGCGGATGAGGAAGCCCTGCGCCCGAGCGCGTCCTCGGTCTGAGGACGGCTCCTGCGTCGGTCGATCGCCCCGCGCACGGCACGCTCGTCAGTCGAGGCCGAGGCAGAACGCCATGACGGCTTGCTGCACCGGGAGCAGTCCGGCCTTGAAGTCGTGTCCGACGAACGCGGCGTGTTCCACAGCCTCTGCGCTGACCTCGC from Curtobacterium sp. MCJR17_020 includes:
- a CDS encoding Rieske 2Fe-2S domain-containing protein, with amino-acid sequence MAEHDDETLNSSSAVEKHGTTTSPGIAVLPTDPFENPGEPPHRARRTDVDPKKQRLAERQVATFFYLSIVGSVLSIAAYVAFPIDSNDFGTVRTANLFLGLSIALALIALGLGAVYWSKSLVVDREITELRHGTRGTDATRAKAVEAFQLADKESGFSRRKLIRNSMIGALAAFPLPGIVLVRDLAPAEDPNELLRHTFWKQGLRLTKDPTGLPIKASDVTIGSVFHVIPDGMLDSEHMLEEKAKASVLLMRLDPKDLNPSKGHENWGYDGIVAYSKICTHVGCPVALYEQQTHHLLCPCHQSTFDVSNNCEVIFGPAARPLPQLPIAIDDDGYLVAQSDFHEPVGPSFWERER
- a CDS encoding cytochrome c; the encoded protein is MFNRTKSKKGRRSPMATVSLIVVGLMTTGGAYALFSSTANADDSTSTVAATSQSKVNEGQKLFASNCATCHGLSAQGTSEGPSLIGVGAASVDFQVGTGRMPMAAQGPQAEEKPAQFTDEQVDALAEYVASLGPGPAVPSTELTNGEDGDAAEGAELFRINCAMCHNVAGAGGALTEGKYAPNLSTVSGKHIYEAMQTGPQNMPVFNDLNLTPEQKADIITYLKYVQDNKSPGGFALGSLGPVAEGLFIWIFGLGAVVAMTVWLTAKSN
- a CDS encoding heme-copper oxidase subunit III; protein product: MEDVTSTPLSRSASGPALNRPNAVAVGTIVWLGSEVMFFAGLFAIYFTLRSTSPELWAAETSKLEVPFASVNTIILVLSSFACQFAVFAAERFQVHRTSWNPRHWGMTEWFFVTYAMGAIFVCGQIFEYANLWHEGVTLSSSAYGSAFYMTTGFHGLHVTGGLIAFLLTLGRGFAAKNFGHKEATTAIVVSYYWHFVDVVWIFLFAVIYLLK
- the trpD gene encoding anthranilate phosphoribosyltransferase is translated as MPDALSWPAVISALMAREDLTIRQSTWAMEEIVHGRATQAQIAAFAVTLRAKGETVDEVVGFRDAILDAAVPLDVDPMALDIVGTGGDVVGTVNVSTMAAIVIAAAGVPVVKHGNKASSSKSGSSDVLAALGLDLTMDAARVADTFRRVGLTFAFANAFHPGFAHAGPVRREIGVPTVFNFLGPLVNPARCEANAVGVAQLELVPIITGVFQTRGATALVFRGDDGLDELTTTGHSHIWEVTGGRVIEHDLDPRDLGIARARTEDLLGGDPEHNAGVVHRVLSGETGPVRDIVLLNAAAGLVSFRLAQDPAESDRPILQRFREQLAVAAEAIDSGAGTRKLADWTAVPTATDAQ
- the glpK gene encoding glycerol kinase GlpK, whose protein sequence is MADYIVAIDQGTTSTRAIVFDHSGSIISTGQKEHEQIFPRAGWVEHDPAEIWDNTREVIGQALSRADITRHDVAAVGITNQRETAVVWDKTTGKPIYNAIVWQDTRTQSIVDKLADGDTDRYKAIVGLPLATYFAGTKIMWILENVEGAREKAEAGDLLFGTTDTWVLWNLTGGVDGGVHKTDVTNASRTLFMDLETLQWRDDILADFGVPKSMLPEIVSSSEVYGHVESSNLLREVPIAGILGDQQAATFGQAAFDQGESKNTYGTGNFLIFNTGTEIVRSENGLLTTVGYKLGDQETHYALEGSIAVTGSLIQWLRDNLGLIGSAPEVEALAKTVEDNGGVYFVPAFSGLFAPYWRPDARGAIVGLTRYVNKGHIARAALEATALQTREVLDAVNADSGVDLTELKVDGGMTANNELMQFQADILNVPVVRPVVAETTALGAAYAAGLAVGFWANLDELRANWQEDKRWEPQLDAAERERTLRLWKKAVTKTFDWVDEDVQ
- a CDS encoding MIP/aquaporin family protein gives rise to the protein MDDIGVKFLSELVGTAMLIILGGGVVAAVSLSKSKGFGAGFLMVTIGWGFAVFAGVTVSYKSGGQLNPAVSLAQAILGNITVGAMLLFWLAQLIGAVIGAVIVWLAYKQHFDEEPDPAAKLGVFSTGPAIRSYGWNLVTEIIGTFVLVFVVIAFTNGQTPAQLGAIPVAFLVIAIGVSLGGPTGYAINPARDLGPRLAHAFLPIKGKGSSDWSYAWVPVVGPLIGGAIAAGLSYALLPVVS
- the dhaK gene encoding dihydroxyacetone kinase subunit DhaK codes for the protein MKKLINDPQAVVDETVRGFARAHAAHVVLVEDPIHLHRADAPVAGKVGIVSGGGSGHEPLHAGFVGYGMLDAAVPGPVFTSPTPDPIVAATKAVDGGAGVLHIVKNYTGDVLNFETAAELAEMDDIRVESVVVDDDVAVQDSLYTAGRRGVAGTVVVEKCAGAAAERGDDLDAVAAVARHVNDVTRSMGLALASGTVPHAGEPSFTLADDEVELGIGIHGEPGRERIPMAPADQLVDRVLEPILTDLDAPAGSKLLLLVNGMGGTPLSELYIAYRRAAEVLTDRGYDVTRSLVGDYVTSLEMQGFSLTVTVLDEELTALWDAPVETPALRWGR
- the dhaL gene encoding dihydroxyacetone kinase subunit DhaL, which produces MALDTAWAIDWVRRTAATIDEHRAELVTLDREIGDGDHGENLDRGFRAVLEAVDGGSFDTPGAVLKTVATKLISTVGGAAGPLFGTAYLKAAQAAGDASELDADTLVAVFAAARDGVVSRGKAAVGDKTMVDAWTPAVDAATAAAAAGDDPAAVLAAAADAAASGAEATEPLVAHKGRASYLGERAVGHRDPGAQSTAYILRAAVDATTGSAA